A single Sutterella megalosphaeroides DNA region contains:
- a CDS encoding DUF502 domain-containing protein: MLKKYFTAGLLLWIPLAVTFWVLETIIRWSDSIVEALPPHLRPDAFIGMHVPGIGLVMAAVAVFVTGILAANFIGQWVLRLWEAFLNRIPLVRPLYSGAKQITSTLLSDQTESFKEVVLIEFPNKGQWTYGFTVSTPSEATRATLDMPDLVTVYVPTAPNPTSGYVVMTRRSALHPSHVTVDEALKFHLSLGVMTPSGTSKSEAEPTKKS; the protein is encoded by the coding sequence ATGCTTAAAAAATACTTCACCGCCGGGCTCCTGCTCTGGATCCCGCTCGCCGTCACCTTCTGGGTGCTCGAAACCATCATCCGCTGGAGCGACTCGATCGTCGAAGCGCTGCCCCCGCACCTGCGTCCCGACGCGTTCATCGGCATGCACGTCCCGGGGATCGGCCTCGTGATGGCGGCCGTCGCCGTGTTCGTCACGGGCATCCTCGCGGCGAACTTCATCGGCCAGTGGGTGCTGCGCCTCTGGGAGGCGTTCCTCAACCGCATTCCCCTCGTGCGCCCGCTCTACTCGGGCGCCAAGCAGATCACCTCGACCCTGCTTTCCGATCAGACGGAAAGCTTCAAGGAGGTCGTGCTCATCGAATTCCCCAACAAGGGCCAGTGGACCTACGGCTTCACCGTGTCGACCCCCTCGGAGGCCACGCGCGCGACGCTCGACATGCCGGACCTCGTCACGGTCTACGTGCCCACGGCTCCGAACCCCACGTCGGGCTACGTGGTGATGACCCGCCGCTCGGCTCTGCATCCCTCCCACGTGACGGTCGACGAAGCGCTGAAATTCCACCTCTCTCTCGGCGTCATGACGCCTTCCGGAACCTCCAAATCGGAGGCG
- a CDS encoding HAMP domain-containing sensor histidine kinase, with the protein MYLRPSFRSLFWRLFAGLTVVILATAALVSVTAYLTRKQDFGIGTIDWRVSGQKSVETALLAYRYGGEAGLVDWLTSPSNHNPTVYLLAENGRELSGRPVPQLALEMLAALKEEGRLPANESDEGAVRTIEIAGHPYMVFATRTNPIPLKIRFFPGQLRGLPLVLIGLLTTLIVFGVAWVLALYYTRPLRRLDQAMERFSLGELKTRVEASIGPADDEIATLARVFDQMAERIEGLIERQRRLFHDVSHEVRSPLARIDVALALARRDPARVAPSLDRIEKEVASIDRLIEALLTYARLENNAELHEAPVDVEALLREAGDNARFEAETRAVRVETNWGSSLLEGAELLGDGPALLRAIDNVVRNAIRFTPEEGVLALEAQWHDRTLVLLCRDEGPGVPPEELPDLFRPFVRGKRESTGTGFGLGLAIAQKCVEAHKGRLEASNRTDGRTGLVVRFTLPLERAPRQSTS; encoded by the coding sequence ATGTACTTGCGTCCTTCGTTTCGCAGCCTCTTTTGGAGGCTTTTCGCGGGCCTCACGGTCGTGATCCTCGCAACCGCCGCACTCGTTTCCGTGACGGCGTACCTCACCCGCAAGCAGGACTTCGGCATCGGAACGATCGACTGGCGCGTGAGCGGCCAAAAGTCGGTTGAAACGGCGCTTCTCGCCTACCGATACGGGGGCGAAGCCGGGCTCGTCGACTGGCTGACGAGTCCCTCGAACCACAATCCGACGGTGTATCTGCTCGCCGAAAACGGGCGGGAGCTGAGCGGGCGCCCCGTGCCGCAACTCGCGCTCGAGATGCTCGCCGCTCTGAAGGAAGAGGGGCGGCTCCCCGCCAACGAATCCGACGAAGGGGCCGTGCGTACGATCGAAATCGCCGGCCACCCCTACATGGTGTTCGCAACGCGCACGAACCCGATCCCTCTCAAAATCCGTTTTTTCCCGGGGCAGCTGCGCGGGCTTCCTCTGGTCCTCATCGGCCTCTTGACGACCCTCATCGTCTTCGGCGTCGCCTGGGTGCTCGCGCTCTACTACACCCGTCCCCTGCGGCGGCTCGATCAGGCGATGGAACGCTTCTCGCTCGGCGAATTGAAGACCCGCGTCGAAGCGAGCATCGGGCCCGCGGACGACGAAATCGCCACGCTTGCCCGCGTGTTCGACCAAATGGCCGAACGCATCGAAGGACTCATCGAGAGGCAACGCCGTCTCTTTCACGACGTGAGCCACGAAGTGCGCAGTCCCCTCGCCCGCATCGACGTAGCGCTCGCACTGGCGCGACGCGACCCGGCGCGCGTCGCCCCGAGTCTGGACCGCATCGAAAAGGAAGTCGCCTCCATCGATCGGCTGATCGAGGCGCTCCTTACTTACGCGCGTCTCGAAAACAACGCCGAGTTGCACGAAGCCCCCGTCGACGTCGAAGCGCTCCTCCGCGAAGCGGGCGACAACGCGCGCTTCGAAGCCGAGACCCGAGCCGTACGCGTCGAGACGAACTGGGGGTCGAGCCTTCTCGAAGGCGCCGAGCTGCTCGGCGACGGTCCCGCGCTTCTGCGCGCGATCGACAACGTCGTGCGCAACGCCATTCGCTTCACGCCCGAAGAGGGCGTACTCGCACTCGAAGCGCAATGGCACGATCGAACGCTCGTTCTTCTCTGCCGGGACGAAGGCCCCGGCGTGCCGCCCGAAGAGCTCCCCGATCTCTTTCGCCCCTTCGTTCGGGGCAAGCGCGAATCGACCGGTACGGGGTTCGGCCTCGGGCTTGCGATCGCGCAAAAGTGCGTCGAAGCCCACAAGGGGCGCCTCGAAGCCTCCAACCGCACCGACGGTCGCACGGGCCTCGTCGTACGCTTCACGCTCCCCCTTGAGCGGGCGCCCCGACAGAGCACATCCTGA
- a CDS encoding FmdB family zinc ribbon protein, with translation MPIYAYKCASCGFEKDFLQKMSDKPLTTCPKCGKDTFRKELSAPGFELKGNGWAATDFNGGHKALPASHAKPGK, from the coding sequence ATGCCGATTTACGCTTATAAATGCGCCTCCTGCGGGTTCGAAAAGGACTTCCTGCAGAAGATGAGCGACAAGCCCCTGACGACCTGCCCGAAGTGCGGCAAGGACACGTTCCGCAAAGAGCTCTCCGCTCCTGGGTTCGAGCTCAAGGGGAACGGTTGGGCCGCCACCGACTTCAACGGCGGCCACAAGGCGTTGCCCGCTTCGCACGCCAAACCCGGTAAGTGA
- a CDS encoding response regulator transcription factor yields the protein MDKKPRRILLVDDDVELVTLLVDYLTLEGFEAEGANDGPDGLHRLALGDFDLVVLDVMMPGMNGIDVLREIRSTNSVPVLMLTAKGDPIERIIGLELGADDYVAKPCPPRELVARINAILRRASRWGTPGMPLSAGPLTISSTSRTVTANDRPIDLTTTEFSLLELLARQIGKPVPKEDIYPRVLGRTMGPYDRAIDVHVSSVRHKLAAVVGKAVTIDSIRGIGYQLVVHPDVPA from the coding sequence ATGGACAAAAAGCCCCGACGCATCCTGCTCGTCGACGACGACGTGGAGCTCGTCACTCTGCTTGTCGACTACCTCACCCTCGAAGGCTTCGAAGCGGAAGGCGCGAACGACGGCCCCGACGGTCTTCATCGACTCGCTCTGGGCGACTTCGACTTGGTCGTTCTCGACGTGATGATGCCCGGCATGAACGGCATCGACGTGCTGCGCGAAATCCGAAGCACGAACTCCGTGCCCGTTCTGATGCTCACCGCCAAGGGCGACCCGATCGAGCGCATCATCGGTCTGGAGCTCGGAGCCGACGACTACGTCGCCAAACCCTGCCCGCCGCGCGAACTCGTCGCGCGCATCAACGCGATTCTGAGGCGCGCGAGCCGCTGGGGCACGCCGGGCATGCCCCTCTCGGCCGGTCCCCTCACCATTTCGTCGACCTCCCGAACGGTCACGGCGAACGACCGCCCGATCGACCTGACGACGACCGAATTTTCGCTCCTTGAACTCCTCGCGCGTCAGATCGGCAAGCCCGTCCCGAAGGAAGACATCTACCCGCGCGTGCTCGGCCGCACGATGGGACCGTACGATCGCGCCATCGACGTGCACGTCTCCTCGGTTCGCCACAAGCTCGCGGCCGTCGTCGGCAAAGCCGTCACGATCGACAGCATCCGCGGCATCGGCTACCAACTCGTCGTCCATCCCGACGTCCCCGCATAA
- the fusA gene encoding elongation factor G: protein MSNYLTENLRTLALVGHGSCGKTSLIEAMLYRSGMIPELGTVEKGNTMCDNDPLEKQVGHSVRLAVAHIDTAMPDLTPVRIHVLDTPGYSDYLGQDLSALDAVKSVAAVVDATQGVEMLTRRMMQAAKDRNLCRMIVVNKFEDPNADLVGLLKEMQEIWGPGVLPINLPTKNRTRVIDCFDRDEGDADIMSVEEVHRAFIEKIVEEDDAMLERYLEEGNVDPRLLHPLVTKALREGHVIPVCFVSAKNLIGIRDFMKVIIRHLPSPAEANDALFLNADGTPFVTKPDKDLPVVAQVFKIVNDPYIGKIGVFRVHQGTITKDSVLYVDDEKKPVKAAHPLILQGKNTAETDRLSPGDIGALAKIDELCYGSVIHGDPALTGVHMRPIDFPKPMYGLAVKPARRGDESRMSEVLAKMQSEDPTMAVDHDTVLNETVIRGLTDMHVRSILDRMKINFKLEVETAAPSIPYRETVSAPAEGHARHKKQTGGAGQFGEVYLRIAPLPRGAGFEFVDEVKGGAIPYNLIPAVEKGVREVLDTGFVAGYPIQDVRVTVYDGKSHPVDSKEVAFVSAGRKAFLDALAKSEPQVLEPIVRLEITAPESYMGDIVGDLSSRRGQVSGTENLPGGLMVILGTAPLSELDGYATRLHAITQGTGAWSMELEAYQPVPAQKQAELASKFQRKDEED from the coding sequence ATGAGCAACTACCTCACGGAAAACCTTCGTACCCTAGCGTTGGTAGGACACGGCTCCTGCGGCAAAACGTCGCTGATCGAAGCCATGCTCTACCGCTCCGGCATGATTCCCGAGCTCGGCACCGTCGAGAAAGGGAACACGATGTGCGACAACGATCCGCTTGAAAAGCAGGTGGGTCACTCGGTGCGTCTGGCCGTCGCCCACATCGATACGGCCATGCCCGACCTCACTCCGGTTCGCATCCACGTGCTCGACACCCCGGGGTACTCGGACTACCTCGGTCAGGACCTCTCGGCGCTCGACGCCGTCAAATCCGTGGCTGCGGTCGTCGACGCGACGCAAGGCGTCGAAATGCTCACGCGCCGCATGATGCAGGCCGCCAAGGACCGCAACCTCTGCCGCATGATCGTCGTCAACAAGTTCGAAGATCCCAATGCGGACCTCGTCGGGCTGCTGAAGGAAATGCAGGAAATCTGGGGGCCGGGCGTCCTTCCCATCAACCTGCCGACCAAGAACCGCACCCGCGTGATCGACTGCTTCGACCGCGACGAAGGCGACGCGGACATCATGAGCGTCGAAGAAGTTCACCGCGCGTTCATTGAAAAAATCGTCGAAGAAGACGACGCGATGCTCGAGCGCTACCTCGAAGAAGGGAACGTCGACCCGCGTCTTTTGCATCCGCTCGTCACGAAGGCGCTGCGCGAAGGACACGTGATTCCGGTGTGCTTCGTCTCCGCGAAGAACCTCATCGGCATCCGCGACTTCATGAAGGTGATCATCCGCCATCTGCCGAGTCCGGCCGAAGCCAACGACGCGCTCTTTCTCAATGCCGACGGCACGCCCTTCGTGACGAAGCCCGACAAGGATCTGCCCGTCGTCGCTCAGGTCTTCAAGATCGTGAACGATCCCTACATCGGCAAAATCGGCGTCTTCCGCGTGCATCAGGGCACGATCACGAAGGATTCCGTCCTCTACGTCGACGACGAGAAAAAGCCCGTCAAGGCCGCTCACCCGCTCATCCTGCAGGGCAAGAACACGGCCGAAACGGATCGCCTCTCGCCCGGGGACATCGGCGCTCTCGCGAAGATCGACGAACTCTGCTACGGCTCCGTCATCCACGGCGATCCGGCGCTCACGGGCGTGCACATGCGTCCGATCGACTTCCCGAAGCCCATGTACGGCCTTGCGGTGAAGCCCGCGCGCCGAGGCGACGAAAGCCGCATGAGCGAAGTGCTCGCCAAGATGCAGTCGGAAGATCCGACGATGGCGGTCGACCACGACACGGTGCTCAACGAAACCGTCATCCGGGGCTTGACCGACATGCACGTGCGCTCGATTCTCGACCGCATGAAGATCAACTTCAAGCTCGAAGTCGAAACCGCCGCGCCCTCGATTCCGTATCGGGAAACCGTCTCGGCGCCCGCCGAAGGGCACGCCCGCCACAAGAAGCAGACGGGCGGTGCGGGTCAGTTCGGCGAAGTCTATCTGCGCATCGCGCCTCTGCCGCGCGGCGCCGGGTTCGAGTTCGTCGACGAGGTGAAGGGGGGCGCCATCCCCTACAACCTCATTCCCGCCGTTGAAAAGGGCGTTCGCGAAGTGCTCGACACGGGCTTCGTTGCGGGCTACCCCATCCAGGACGTGCGCGTCACGGTCTACGACGGCAAGAGCCACCCCGTGGACTCGAAGGAAGTGGCCTTCGTCTCCGCGGGCCGCAAGGCTTTCCTCGACGCCCTCGCGAAGTCCGAACCTCAGGTGCTCGAACCGATCGTCCGACTCGAAATCACCGCCCCCGAATCCTACATGGGCGACATCGTCGGCGACCTCTCGAGCCGCCGCGGCCAGGTGAGCGGCACGGAAAACCTGCCGGGCGGGCTCATGGTGATTCTCGGCACCGCGCCGCTCTCGGAACTCGACGGCTACGCCACGCGACTCCACGCGATCACGCAGGGTACGGGCGCCTGGTCGATGGAACTTGAAGCCTATCAGCCCGTTCCCGCCCAGAAACAGGCCGAACTCGCGTCGAAATTCCAACGCAAAGACGAGGAGGACTGA